The genomic window AGGATTTTACTGCTAAGATGCGGTGGCTTTATGATGCTATTTCTGAAACAATGGATAATTCAGTATCCTATCCTTGGGTTACATATTGGTATACGGGTATGACGCCACAGCAGGTTTTTGATCTAGCTTATACCTGCGACAGTTATTACGGTGATTCATCAAAAGGTCAGACGTGGACGAAAGGTAAATATACCAGTCCTGATACTGAGGCCAGCCAGGCTGGAAGTGTTACAGTATCATACAATCAAGGGATTACTGTAACGCCGGAAGTCAGAGAACTTTATCAGGCATTGGCTGAAGACGGCATTGATCCATGGATTGTTTCGGCCTCACATGTTGATGTAGTACGGGCAGCAGTAAAATATTTTGCGATTCCTGATGTGAAAGGCGTTGTAGGCATGACGAATAAGCTTGATGATCAGGGCAAATATATTAATATCTATGATTACGATGCGCATGCCCAAACCCAAGGTGTGGGTAAATCATTGTCAATTGAGAAAGTCATTGCACCTCAGTATCAGGGGCAGGGACCTATTTTCTGCGCAATGGATTCGCAAGGGGATTTTAATTTCTGCACTGAATTTGCAAATACCAAAGCTGTATTGATCATGAATCGCCGTCGTAAGGATGATGCGGCATTATGCGCTGCTATAGCTGAATATCAGAAAGAACATCATATCACGTTGCAGCAAGCCAATGACAATGGTGACGTAAGATATGTTTTGCAAGGACGCAATGAGACTGTTGGGCTGCTCTGGCCTGACAATCAAACAATTTTTTTAGGGAAAACGGATAAAGTCTTTTTATCGGATCGAGCTAAACAAGCTATTGCTGAGTTAGATAGTGGTATGTCAATCGCTCAGCTTCTGAAAAAAGATACAAGCTTAAAGGATTATCAAGGATATAAGACCCGTTGATAGCCTTTTATGAGCAAAAGATCCGTATAAATTAAGCACAGCTAGATTATTTGGGTGATTTTGAACCACGTTCTAAATGCTAAGCATAACAAAATAGTTAAGGACAACCTTTATTAGACTAACAGCGATATCTCAATTTACAGAGATATCGCTGTTAGTTATCTTTGGCGGAAATTCTTCGCGTATTATTAGTTGGTTGTCTGTTGGCAAAATTATGGGGAAAGTTACGCCGTTATCTTGTTCTTTTTGGGGTAATGGCTTAATTTTTGGCTATTTAGGGATTAGGGAAGCAATGCTCAATCATATTTTATTAAATTGTGTGCAAGGACGTAATTGTAAGCAGTAGTGACTATATTTCTATTAAAATTTGCTTCCGAGTCATCTCCATAATATGCTCCACCTGGCATATAGCCGTGTGATTCATATAAGCATTTTTCAGGGGAATTTCCCCAAAGCTCATCATTGGTTATCCAAATTGAACCATCGGGGATCCATTGATTAGTATTTTTGTTAAAAGAGCATTTAAAGGTAAAAGTTTGCTTTTCAAAAGAAACTTTATTATCCAAAGTTTGGCCTCTTAGTTTATCTAAAGTATTTTTATCAGGTATGCAGATTAGGTTATATGTCATTTCAAAAAGAGAGTCTTGCTCATTTTTCTGTGTTGCTTTTGCTGTTAATGATTCTGTGCGAAGATACTTGGCAAAACCATTTTCCGTCGCAATGTATATATCTTCTGCAAAGCATATGTTGGTTAGCATGACAAAAATAATTGTAAGTAAAAACTTTTTCATTGCAGCATTCCTCCTTATTGTAAACGATTCTTTATATTAATCTAGAATCCTTCATGCTGTATTATGGCTGCTTTGCAGTAGCGGTATTTTTTATAAAACAGTCATAATTTTGTCACATTCTTATGGTATTATTTACATGAAAATGTAAGAAAAACCAGTGATAAGTATGATGCACTGTCATGCAGCCCTTAATCGCTGCATGAGCAAGGCCTAACCTTGGTAAAATGCAGGAATGGATTGGAGCTAAGGCTCTAGTCTATGAATGAAAAAAACTGATTTTGTAGAGGAGTGGTTTGATGAAACGAAAATACTTATTAAAAAAGGATACCCCAGACCTTCGAGACCGTATATATTATTCGGCCTATTATAAAAAAACTGAACAGATTCCGGCCAAAATTGATTTGCGCGATAAGTGCAGCCCAATTGTCGACCAAGGAGAACTTGGGAGTTGCACAGCTAATGCTATTGCGTCCGGACTTAGGGAATACCTTCTCAAAAATAAAGCTGCCTGGATAGCTTTATCCAGGCTGTTTTTATATTGGGAAGAGCGTAAACTGGAAGGAACGGTGAATGAGGACAGCGGGGCTGAAATTCGTGATGGAATGAAAGTACTGAAGAAAATCGGCGTATGCCCGGAAGCTGACTGGCCGTATGATATTTCAACTTTTACCAATACGCCGACGGATAAAATGGTTACGGATGGCGCCGTTTATGAAGTTGCTGAGTATCACCGTATACCATCATTTGATCAGCTCAAGGTGGCACTGGCAGAAGGGTTGCCCATAGTAATCGGAATTGAGGTCTACGAATCGTTTGAAAGCGATATTGTTTCTAAAACTGGGATTGTTCCTCTACCAAACAAAAACACAGAAAAGTACCTTGGCGGTCATGCTGTTTTAGTCGTTGGCTATGATGACAACAAAAAACAGCTTATCGTCCGAAATTCTTGGGGAACTGATTGGGGCGATAAGGGATATTTTTATCTGCCTTATGATTACTACACTAAAGGATATGTAAGCGATTGTTGGACTAGTGCCAATTGAATAAGCTTATTGATTAATACGAAGCTTCTATCCTGGCATGAGAGCA from Pelorhabdus rhamnosifermentans includes these protein-coding regions:
- a CDS encoding C1 family peptidase, coding for MKRKYLLKKDTPDLRDRIYYSAYYKKTEQIPAKIDLRDKCSPIVDQGELGSCTANAIASGLREYLLKNKAAWIALSRLFLYWEERKLEGTVNEDSGAEIRDGMKVLKKIGVCPEADWPYDISTFTNTPTDKMVTDGAVYEVAEYHRIPSFDQLKVALAEGLPIVIGIEVYESFESDIVSKTGIVPLPNKNTEKYLGGHAVLVVGYDDNKKQLIVRNSWGTDWGDKGYFYLPYDYYTKGYVSDCWTSAN